A genomic region of Rheinheimera sp. MMS21-TC3 contains the following coding sequences:
- the bioC gene encoding malonyl-ACP O-methyltransferase BioC: MTVLPKPIYQDLIAQRFGKARDSYFAAARLQQQVALDALAFLPTSNQGHLLDLGCGPGWLHPRFSDYCQRLTAVDLSLNMLEKAAELALADNYLQADAASLPLADSSIDTVFSSLMLQWCRKPSQVIAEIQRILTKQGQLVISTLVQGSLDELRQAFATLDDASHVNAFLPAELLIAQCQQLTGINWQFKQLNYPLYYDDVISLARELKALGANQVVGNKRLGLTGKNYWQQLGHAYEQHRTALGLKASYQVLFIYGQKHEQ; encoded by the coding sequence ATGACTGTATTACCTAAGCCTATATATCAGGATTTAATTGCTCAGCGCTTTGGCAAGGCAAGAGATAGTTATTTTGCTGCAGCACGCTTACAGCAGCAAGTTGCCCTAGATGCTCTAGCATTTTTACCCACTAGCAACCAAGGCCATTTATTAGATTTAGGTTGTGGCCCTGGCTGGTTACATCCTAGGTTTTCTGATTATTGTCAGCGTTTAACTGCGGTAGATTTAAGCCTAAATATGTTAGAAAAAGCCGCTGAGTTAGCCTTGGCAGACAATTATTTGCAAGCAGATGCAGCCAGCTTACCGCTGGCTGATAGCAGTATTGATACTGTTTTTTCCAGCTTGATGTTGCAATGGTGTCGCAAGCCTAGCCAAGTAATAGCGGAAATACAGCGAATATTAACTAAACAGGGCCAACTAGTTATTAGCACCTTAGTGCAAGGCTCGCTAGATGAATTACGCCAAGCTTTTGCTACCTTAGATGATGCTAGCCATGTTAATGCATTTTTACCTGCCGAGCTGTTAATAGCCCAGTGCCAACAACTAACCGGCATCAATTGGCAGTTTAAACAGCTTAATTACCCCTTATATTATGACGATGTTATAAGTTTAGCCCGAGAGTTAAAAGCCTTAGGTGCTAACCAAGTAGTAGGCAATAAACGCTTAGGCCTTACGGGTAAAAATTATTGGCAACAACTAGGTCATGCTTATGAGCAACATAGAACTGCACTGGGTTTAAAAGCCAGTTATCAAGTGTTATTTATTTATGGCCAAAAACATGAGCAGTAA
- the bioA gene encoding adenosylmethionine--8-amino-7-oxononanoate transaminase has protein sequence MSINLAFDREHIWHPYTSMIDPLPVYPVVAANGCELELENGQKLVDGTASWWSAVHGYNHPALNAAVTEQLSKMAHVMFGGITHPSAVNLCQRLLAMVPTNLTKVFLADSGSIAVEVAIKMALQYWQGKGNKSKQKLISLRKGYHGDTFAAMAVCDPVDGMHGMFNDVLAQHYFLPAPQCAFHDTYFDVSTMQPLQQLLQQEHQQIAALILEPIVQGYGGMRFYHPEYLKAARALCDQYQVLLICDEIATGFGRTGKLFACEHSQIQPDIMCVGKALSGGYITLAATLCSDEVADGISLSDAKGLMHGPTFMANPLACAVASASLDIIATGQWQQQVAAIEQQLKTELAQCKQGPGVKEVRVLGAIGVIEMHNKVDVAKLQQRFVELGVWIRPFNNLIYVMPPFIITADQLTKLTSAMLAVLRD, from the coding sequence ATGAGCATAAATCTAGCATTTGATCGTGAACACATCTGGCATCCCTACACTTCTATGATAGATCCACTTCCAGTTTATCCTGTGGTTGCCGCTAACGGCTGTGAGCTTGAACTTGAAAATGGCCAGAAATTAGTTGATGGCACGGCGTCTTGGTGGTCTGCCGTGCATGGTTATAACCACCCTGCACTGAATGCTGCAGTTACAGAGCAACTTAGCAAAATGGCTCATGTTATGTTTGGCGGTATTACTCACCCTAGTGCGGTTAACCTTTGTCAGCGCCTCTTAGCCATGGTGCCAACTAATTTAACTAAGGTGTTTTTAGCCGACAGCGGCTCTATTGCTGTTGAAGTAGCAATAAAAATGGCCTTGCAATATTGGCAAGGTAAAGGCAACAAAAGTAAACAAAAGCTCATTAGCCTGCGCAAGGGCTACCATGGCGATACTTTTGCCGCCATGGCCGTTTGTGATCCTGTAGATGGTATGCATGGCATGTTTAACGATGTGCTCGCCCAACATTACTTTTTACCCGCACCACAATGTGCTTTTCATGACACTTACTTTGATGTTAGTACCATGCAACCGTTGCAGCAATTACTACAACAAGAGCACCAGCAAATAGCCGCCTTAATTTTAGAACCTATAGTTCAAGGTTATGGTGGCATGCGCTTTTATCATCCTGAATACCTAAAAGCAGCCAGAGCTTTATGTGATCAATACCAGGTTTTGTTAATTTGCGATGAAATAGCCACCGGCTTTGGCCGCACCGGTAAGTTGTTTGCGTGCGAGCATAGCCAAATTCAGCCCGATATTATGTGTGTAGGTAAAGCCCTAAGTGGCGGCTATATAACCCTTGCAGCCACTTTATGCAGTGATGAAGTGGCAGATGGCATTAGCTTAAGTGATGCAAAAGGCTTAATGCATGGCCCTACTTTTATGGCTAACCCATTAGCTTGCGCGGTTGCTAGCGCGAGCTTAGATATTATTGCCACAGGTCAATGGCAACAGCAGGTAGCAGCCATAGAGCAACAACTTAAGACTGAATTAGCCCAGTGCAAACAAGGCCCAGGCGTAAAAGAAGTTAGAGTACTTGGCGCTATTGGTGTAATAGAAATGCACAACAAGGTAGATGTTGCCAAACTACAGCAACGCTTTGTTGAATTAGGGGTGTGGATCCGGCCATTTAATAACTTAATTTATGTTATGCCCCCTTTTATTATTACAGCAGATCAATTAACTAAATTAACATCAGCCATGTTGGCTGTATTAAGAGATTAG
- the asnS gene encoding asparagine--tRNA ligase yields the protein MTHAVIKDVLAGRYAAGEQITVKGWIRTRRDSKAGISFLAIHDGSCFDAVQAVVPAELPNYTEEIKHLTSGCAVIATGVVVESEGQGQAFEVLASTVEVVGWVENPESYPMAPKRHSMEYLREYAHLRPRTNITGAVTRVRHCLAQAVHRFFHEQGYYWISTPIITGSDAEGAGEMFRVSTLDLENLPRTDKGAVDYSEDFFGKETFLTVSGQLNGETYACAMSKIYTFGPTFRAENSNTSRHLAEFWMIEPEIAFAELKDIAQLAEDMLKYVCKAVLTECADDMAFFAERIDKTAISRLQQLVDSKFVRMDYTDAIEILKNCGKQFTYPVEWGVDLQSEHERYLAEEHVGAPIIMQNYPKDIKAFYMRLNEDGKTVAAMDVLAPGIGEIIGGSQREERLEEFDKRLAEMGLDKEDYGWYRDLRRYGTVPHAGFGLGFERLVSYVTGVSNIRDVIAFPRYPGHADF from the coding sequence ATGACCCACGCCGTGATTAAAGATGTTTTAGCAGGCCGCTATGCCGCAGGTGAGCAAATCACCGTTAAAGGCTGGATCCGCACACGCCGCGATTCTAAAGCCGGTATTTCTTTTTTAGCCATTCACGATGGTAGCTGTTTTGATGCAGTGCAAGCCGTTGTACCCGCTGAACTGCCAAATTATACAGAAGAAATTAAACACCTTACCTCTGGTTGTGCTGTTATTGCTACTGGCGTTGTTGTGGAATCAGAAGGCCAAGGTCAAGCTTTTGAAGTTTTAGCTAGCACGGTTGAAGTTGTTGGTTGGGTTGAAAACCCTGAAAGCTACCCTATGGCGCCTAAACGTCATAGTATGGAATACCTGCGTGAATATGCCCATTTACGGCCACGGACTAATATTACTGGTGCTGTTACTCGGGTTCGTCATTGCTTAGCTCAAGCGGTACATCGCTTTTTCCACGAACAAGGCTATTACTGGATTAGCACGCCAATCATTACTGGCTCTGATGCTGAAGGTGCCGGTGAAATGTTCCGTGTTAGTACTTTAGATCTGGAAAACCTACCTCGCACCGATAAAGGCGCAGTGGATTACAGCGAAGACTTTTTTGGTAAAGAAACTTTTTTAACAGTATCAGGCCAACTTAACGGTGAAACCTATGCCTGTGCCATGTCTAAAATCTATACTTTTGGCCCAACCTTCCGTGCTGAAAACTCTAATACTAGCCGGCACTTAGCTGAGTTTTGGATGATAGAGCCAGAAATCGCTTTTGCTGAATTAAAAGATATTGCGCAATTAGCAGAAGATATGTTGAAGTATGTCTGCAAAGCGGTGTTAACAGAGTGTGCTGACGATATGGCCTTCTTTGCTGAACGGATCGACAAAACTGCTATTAGCCGTTTACAACAATTAGTTGATTCTAAGTTTGTCCGTATGGATTATACCGACGCTATTGAAATCTTAAAAAATTGCGGTAAACAATTCACCTACCCTGTGGAATGGGGAGTGGACTTACAATCAGAGCATGAGCGTTATTTAGCTGAAGAGCATGTTGGTGCCCCTATCATTATGCAAAACTACCCTAAAGACATTAAAGCTTTCTATATGCGCTTAAATGAAGATGGCAAAACTGTCGCAGCTATGGACGTATTAGCGCCGGGGATCGGCGAAATTATCGGTGGTAGTCAGCGTGAGGAGCGTTTAGAAGAGTTTGATAAACGTTTAGCTGAAATGGGCTTAGATAAAGAAGATTATGGCTGGTATCGTGACCTGCGTCGTTATGGCACTGTACCCCATGCTGGTTTTGGCTTAGGTTTTGAACGTTTAGTCTCTTACGTTACTGGTGTTAGCAATATCCGTGATGTGATTGCTTTCCCACGTTATCCAGGCCATGCTGACTTTTAA
- the bioB gene encoding biotin synthase BioB, with translation MTATVRHDWTLEQVNALYALPFNDLLFQAQNVHRQHFNANEVQISTLLSIKTGACAEDCKYCPQSGHYNTGLERERLIEVEKVLQQAQAAKDQGASRFCMGAAWTNPKQRDMPYIIEMVRGVKALGLETCMTLGMLTDEQAGTLAEAGLDYYNHNLDTSPEFYGEIITTRTYQDRLDTLSHVRNAGMKVCCGGILGMGETANDRSALLMQLANLPEHPQSVPINMLVKVAGTPLENVEDLDDFEFIRTIAVARIMLPQSHVRLSAGRSGMNEQMQALCFLAGANSIFYGDKLLTTDNPESDADMQLFKKLGINPERRHDVSDEAHSLALADAIKEQHTAPLYHAAK, from the coding sequence ATGACAGCTACCGTGCGCCATGACTGGACACTTGAGCAAGTTAATGCACTTTATGCTTTGCCATTTAACGATTTATTATTTCAAGCCCAAAACGTTCATCGGCAACATTTTAATGCCAATGAAGTGCAAATAAGCACTTTGTTATCAATTAAAACGGGTGCATGTGCAGAAGACTGTAAATATTGTCCGCAAAGTGGCCACTATAATACGGGCTTAGAGCGCGAGCGTTTAATTGAAGTTGAAAAAGTGCTGCAACAGGCACAAGCGGCTAAAGACCAAGGTGCAAGCCGTTTTTGCATGGGGGCAGCTTGGACTAACCCTAAACAACGCGATATGCCCTATATTATTGAAATGGTTCGCGGTGTTAAAGCTTTAGGTTTAGAAACCTGTATGACCTTAGGTATGCTAACCGACGAACAAGCCGGTACCTTAGCAGAAGCAGGCTTAGATTATTACAACCATAATTTAGATACTTCGCCTGAGTTTTATGGCGAAATAATTACTACTCGTACTTATCAAGATAGATTAGACACCTTGTCGCATGTTCGTAATGCTGGCATGAAAGTATGTTGTGGCGGTATTTTAGGCATGGGCGAAACGGCAAATGATCGCTCGGCGTTATTAATGCAATTGGCTAATTTACCTGAGCACCCGCAAAGTGTGCCTATTAATATGTTAGTTAAAGTAGCAGGTACACCGCTTGAAAATGTTGAAGACTTAGATGATTTTGAGTTTATTCGTACTATAGCCGTTGCCCGTATTATGTTACCGCAAAGCCATGTTCGTTTATCTGCTGGTCGCTCTGGTATGAATGAACAGATGCAGGCTTTATGCTTTTTAGCCGGCGCTAACTCTATTTTTTATGGCGATAAGTTACTGACAACAGATAACCCAGAATCTGATGCCGATATGCAGCTCTTTAAAAAGTTAGGCATTAACCCTGAGCGTCGCCATGATGTCTCTGATGAGGCACATTCGCTAGCCTTAGCTGATGCCATTAAAGAGCAGCATACTGCGCCTTTATATCACGCGGCGAAATAA
- a CDS encoding NADPH-dependent 2,4-dienoyl-CoA reductase — MAYEKLLQPLELGFTTLRNRVIMGSMHTGLEEEKQGFAKLAAFYAERAKGGVGLIITGGISPNFRGSLIPFGSQLSFWWQVSKHKQVTAAVHQHDAKICLQLLHAGRYGYHPFSVAPSKVKSPITPFSPSAMSKRQINNTIKDFSHAAKLAKKAGYDGVEIMGSEGYLINQFICERTNQRHDEWGGSFANRSRFAKETVQSVREQCGPDFIIIYRLSMLDLVENGSSYEEVVCLANAIEKAGATLINTGIGWHEARVPTISTSVPRAAFTWITERLRKEVTIPVIATNRINDPQVAEDILVSGQADMVCMARPFLADADFVNKAAADQADRINTCIACNQACLDHVFKNKRASCLVNPRACYETELNFPMTKQRKKLAVVGSGPAGLAFSVYAAERGHEVQIFDKAAQLGGQFNYAKQIPGKEEFYETLRYFERMLSLHAIKVHLNSEQTADSLAEAGFDEVILATGIVPRDIGLAGSDHVKVLSYLDVLRDHKPVGQHVAIIGAGGIGFDVAEYLSEPQSLTLQPDAWLKEWGIDKSYQARGALLPDAPATLSERKIYLLQRKTSKVGGGLGKTTGWIHRLSLKKKGVEMIAGASYLKVDDHGLWVEIEGKERCLNVDNVIICAGQEPQRDLVAGLTAKGIKHHLIGGADVAAELDAKRAIRQGAELAAII; from the coding sequence GTGGCATACGAAAAACTATTACAACCACTAGAACTGGGGTTCACCACTTTACGTAACCGAGTCATTATGGGCTCTATGCACACTGGACTTGAGGAAGAGAAACAAGGCTTTGCCAAGCTGGCTGCTTTTTATGCCGAGCGGGCTAAAGGCGGAGTAGGTTTGATTATTACTGGCGGTATCAGCCCAAACTTTCGCGGTAGTTTAATTCCTTTTGGCAGCCAACTAAGTTTTTGGTGGCAGGTTAGTAAGCATAAGCAGGTAACAGCTGCCGTGCATCAGCATGATGCTAAAATTTGCTTACAATTATTACATGCTGGCCGTTATGGTTATCATCCTTTTAGTGTTGCACCTAGTAAAGTTAAATCACCTATCACGCCATTTTCACCTTCTGCTATGTCTAAACGACAGATTAACAATACCATTAAAGATTTTTCTCATGCTGCCAAATTGGCTAAAAAAGCGGGTTATGATGGCGTTGAGATTATGGGCTCTGAAGGTTATTTAATTAATCAGTTTATATGTGAGCGCACTAATCAACGCCATGATGAATGGGGCGGCAGCTTTGCTAATCGCAGCCGTTTTGCTAAAGAAACAGTGCAGTCGGTTAGAGAGCAGTGTGGACCTGACTTTATTATTATTTACCGTTTATCCATGCTCGATTTGGTTGAGAATGGCAGTAGCTATGAAGAAGTAGTTTGCTTAGCCAATGCGATTGAAAAAGCAGGTGCAACTTTAATTAATACCGGTATTGGCTGGCATGAAGCCCGAGTGCCTACAATTAGTACTAGTGTACCAAGAGCAGCCTTTACATGGATAACAGAACGTTTGCGTAAAGAGGTAACTATACCCGTTATTGCCACTAACCGCATTAATGATCCCCAAGTTGCAGAAGATATCTTAGTCAGTGGTCAAGCGGATATGGTGTGTATGGCTAGACCGTTTTTAGCCGATGCCGACTTTGTTAATAAAGCCGCGGCTGATCAGGCAGATAGAATTAATACTTGTATAGCCTGTAATCAAGCTTGTTTAGACCATGTGTTTAAAAACAAACGCGCCAGCTGCTTAGTTAACCCGCGGGCTTGCTATGAGACAGAGCTTAACTTCCCCATGACTAAACAACGTAAAAAGCTAGCTGTAGTAGGCTCTGGTCCTGCCGGCTTGGCCTTTAGTGTTTATGCTGCTGAGCGTGGCCATGAAGTACAGATTTTTGATAAAGCGGCCCAACTTGGCGGCCAATTTAACTATGCTAAGCAAATTCCGGGTAAAGAAGAGTTTTACGAAACCTTACGTTATTTTGAACGTATGCTAAGTCTTCACGCTATTAAGGTACATTTAAACAGTGAGCAAACTGCTGATAGCTTAGCCGAAGCGGGTTTTGATGAAGTAATATTAGCAACAGGCATAGTCCCTAGGGACATAGGCTTAGCTGGCAGCGATCATGTTAAAGTGCTTAGTTACTTAGATGTGCTACGGGATCATAAACCTGTAGGTCAGCATGTGGCTATTATTGGTGCTGGTGGAATAGGCTTTGATGTTGCTGAATACCTAAGTGAACCACAGTCTTTAACCCTGCAGCCTGATGCTTGGTTAAAAGAGTGGGGAATTGATAAATCATATCAAGCAAGGGGGGCTTTATTGCCCGATGCACCTGCGACTTTGTCGGAACGTAAAATATATTTATTACAACGCAAAACTAGCAAAGTAGGTGGTGGTTTAGGAAAAACAACTGGCTGGATCCATCGATTGTCATTAAAGAAAAAAGGCGTCGAAATGATTGCTGGAGCGAGTTACCTTAAAGTTGACGACCATGGCCTTTGGGTTGAAATTGAAGGTAAAGAACGCTGTTTAAATGTTGATAATGTAATTATATGTGCCGGTCAAGAACCACAGCGCGACTTAGTTGCAGGTTTAACGGCTAAAGGTATTAAGCATCATTTAATTGGTGGTGCTGATGTAGCTGCCGAGCTAGATGCGAAGCGGGCAATTCGCCAAGGTGCAGAGCTTGCCGCTATTATTTAA
- the htpX gene encoding protease HtpX, producing the protein MKRVLLFLLTNLAVIAVLSIVLNVVFSMLGVDRSSISGLLVFAAIFGFGGSFISLAISKWMAKRSTGAVVIEQPRNATEQWLMSTVARQAKTANIGMPEVAIYDSPEMNAFATGMNRNNALVAVSTGLLRNMRQEEVEAVLAHEISHVANGDMVTLTLIQGVVNTFVIFFARLIAGMLNNNSNNNNSGGGFAYYATVFALEMVFGVLASIIVMWFSRQREYRADAGAARIEGPNKMIAALERLKHNSESHLEGSMMAFGIASGAKKSELFLSHPPLEKRIAALRSGGF; encoded by the coding sequence GTGAAAAGAGTCTTGTTATTTTTATTAACTAACTTAGCCGTAATAGCGGTATTGAGCATAGTGCTTAATGTTGTGTTTAGTATGCTGGGAGTTGATCGCAGTAGTATTAGTGGCTTATTAGTTTTTGCAGCAATCTTTGGTTTTGGTGGTTCTTTTATCTCATTAGCTATCTCAAAATGGATGGCTAAGCGCTCAACGGGTGCTGTAGTAATAGAGCAGCCACGCAATGCCACCGAGCAATGGTTAATGAGTACTGTTGCTCGTCAAGCTAAAACGGCCAATATTGGTATGCCTGAAGTGGCAATTTATGACTCACCTGAAATGAATGCTTTTGCCACGGGCATGAATCGTAATAATGCTTTAGTCGCTGTCAGTACTGGTTTGTTACGCAATATGCGCCAAGAAGAAGTAGAAGCAGTTTTAGCCCATGAAATTTCACACGTCGCCAATGGCGACATGGTAACCTTAACCCTGATCCAAGGTGTGGTGAACACCTTTGTTATTTTCTTCGCTCGCTTAATTGCCGGTATGCTAAATAACAATAGTAATAATAACAACTCTGGCGGTGGCTTTGCTTATTATGCCACTGTGTTCGCGCTAGAAATGGTGTTTGGTGTCTTGGCTAGTATTATCGTTATGTGGTTTTCACGCCAACGTGAATACCGTGCCGATGCCGGTGCGGCCAGAATTGAAGGGCCTAACAAGATGATTGCAGCTTTAGAGCGATTAAAACATAATTCAGAGAGTCATTTAGAAGGCAGTATGATGGCCTTTGGTATTGCCAGTGGCGCCAAAAAATCTGAGTTATTTTTAAGTCATCCGCCATTAGAAAAACGTATTGCTGCTTTACGAAGCGGAGGGTTTTAA
- a CDS encoding 8-amino-7-oxononanoate synthase: MKIKLEQLQQALLQREALQLKRTPVTLARYQGRMLTVASKDYLNFSGNDYLGLANDPKVLQAYAEGALQYGAGSTGSPLITGQHSIHQQLNDSLCDWLGFERTLLFSSGFAANQAMLMTLTDKDDLLLLDRLSHASLIDGAIHSKASFKRFGHNDLAALTKLLQRYNSEQQNTMVVTEGVFSMDGDTPNLAAMVQLCQDYNAGLLLDDAHGLGVLGDQGRGSAAEQGVAPSALFCTMANFGKAIGVGGAFIGASKTVIDYLEQFARHYVYSTALSPALCAAVLASVNLCRTEQWRRDKLQQNIQLFRQLALAADLPILASNTPIQAVVVGCAEKALQLSLALKQQQIWLTAIRPPTVATGSSRLRVTLNCMHQADDIKQLVNNLRKHYDCIT, encoded by the coding sequence GTGAAGATAAAACTAGAACAATTACAGCAGGCGTTATTACAGCGAGAGGCTTTGCAACTTAAGCGAACGCCTGTCACCTTAGCGCGCTATCAGGGCCGCATGCTGACTGTTGCCAGTAAAGATTACTTAAACTTCTCTGGCAATGATTACTTAGGCTTAGCCAATGATCCTAAAGTATTGCAAGCTTATGCCGAGGGTGCTTTGCAATATGGCGCTGGCAGTACCGGCTCGCCGCTAATTACGGGTCAACATAGTATTCATCAGCAATTGAATGATAGCTTATGTGACTGGTTAGGCTTTGAACGTACCTTGTTATTTTCATCTGGCTTTGCTGCTAATCAAGCAATGTTAATGACACTAACAGACAAAGATGATCTATTGCTATTAGATAGATTAAGCCATGCCTCATTAATTGATGGCGCAATACACAGTAAGGCAAGCTTTAAGCGTTTTGGTCATAATGATCTTGCAGCCTTAACTAAGCTATTGCAGCGTTATAACAGTGAGCAGCAAAACACTATGGTAGTCACCGAAGGTGTGTTTAGTATGGATGGTGATACGCCAAATTTAGCGGCAATGGTACAGCTTTGTCAGGATTATAATGCGGGCTTACTACTCGACGACGCTCATGGTTTAGGCGTATTAGGTGATCAAGGCCGTGGCAGTGCGGCCGAGCAAGGGGTCGCGCCTTCAGCTTTATTTTGCACTATGGCTAATTTTGGTAAGGCCATAGGGGTAGGCGGGGCCTTTATTGGTGCTAGCAAAACGGTTATAGATTATTTAGAGCAGTTTGCACGGCATTATGTTTATAGTACCGCCTTATCTCCCGCGCTGTGCGCCGCTGTATTGGCTAGCGTTAATTTATGCAGAACTGAACAGTGGCGGCGAGATAAGCTGCAGCAAAACATTCAGTTATTTCGGCAGTTAGCCCTAGCTGCTGACTTGCCAATACTTGCGTCAAATACGCCAATCCAAGCTGTAGTAGTTGGCTGCGCTGAAAAGGCACTACAACTTAGTTTAGCATTAAAACAACAGCAAATATGGCTAACAGCTATAAGGCCGCCAACCGTTGCTACAGGCAGCTCAAGGTTACGCGTTACGTTAAATTGCATGCATCAAGCTGATGATATAAAACAACTTGTTAATAATTTAAGAAAGCATTATGACTGTATTACCTAA
- the bioD gene encoding dethiobiotin synthase has product MSSKTIFITATDTDAGKTYVSTLLLQGLKQLDYQAIGVKPLAAGGNEAGYNEDALLLQQHSGNALLYSTATGAALPYSWFNPIYLPQAVAPHLAAKLNQQAICEQTLNISLQSWQQQQADLCVIEGAGGWLLPLNNQRYLADWVADNQLPVIVVVAIKLGCLNHAMLTIREIARSGCKIVGWVANCVDPQMLLLEQNIADLQQRIAQPCLAVLPLQTKADNLNSAQQAKQLASAVMTALTALANEKY; this is encoded by the coding sequence ATGAGCAGTAAAACTATCTTTATTACCGCAACCGACACCGATGCGGGCAAAACCTATGTTAGTACCTTGTTGCTACAGGGGCTTAAGCAATTAGATTACCAAGCTATAGGCGTAAAGCCGCTAGCGGCAGGTGGTAATGAGGCTGGTTATAATGAAGATGCTTTATTATTACAGCAGCATTCTGGTAACGCGTTACTGTATTCGACTGCAACAGGTGCTGCGTTACCTTATAGTTGGTTTAATCCTATTTACTTACCACAAGCAGTTGCCCCGCATTTAGCTGCCAAGTTAAATCAGCAAGCTATTTGTGAGCAAACACTTAATATTAGCTTACAGAGTTGGCAGCAACAGCAAGCTGATCTCTGTGTTATTGAAGGCGCTGGCGGCTGGTTATTACCTCTTAATAATCAGCGCTACTTAGCTGACTGGGTGGCTGATAATCAGTTACCAGTTATTGTTGTGGTTGCCATAAAACTAGGCTGTTTAAATCACGCTATGCTGACCATAAGAGAGATAGCGCGCAGTGGTTGTAAAATTGTCGGTTGGGTAGCAAATTGTGTTGATCCGCAGATGTTATTATTAGAGCAAAATATTGCCGACCTACAACAGCGTATTGCCCAACCATGTTTAGCCGTACTCCCCTTACAAACTAAAGCTGATAACTTAAATTCAGCTCAGCAAGCCAAGCAATTAGCCAGTGCAGTTATGACGGCTTTAACTGCACTGGCTAATGAAAAATACTAG
- a CDS encoding NAD(P)H nitroreductase yields the protein MDALTLLTSRYSLTRLTEPAPQGEVLDNIKRAALQVPDHGNLRPWRFIIAQGREALLKLGDIFVEAAVEDNPTTAAEILERARQLPLRAPMVIICIAKVTEHAKIPVLEQHYSAACAVMAMQQAAFAQGFAGIWRTGAYAQLDYVKQALELAEEDEIVGFLYLGTANAEPTKRHPVVVDDYFSEL from the coding sequence ATGGATGCTTTAACCCTACTTACTAGTCGTTATTCTTTGACTCGCTTAACCGAACCTGCTCCGCAAGGTGAAGTACTAGATAATATTAAACGTGCTGCTTTGCAAGTTCCTGATCATGGAAACTTGCGACCTTGGCGCTTTATTATTGCCCAAGGCCGCGAAGCCTTATTAAAATTAGGTGATATCTTTGTTGAAGCTGCAGTAGAAGATAACCCAACTACCGCTGCAGAAATTTTAGAACGGGCAAGGCAACTACCGCTTAGAGCGCCTATGGTCATTATTTGTATTGCTAAAGTTACCGAGCATGCAAAAATACCTGTGCTAGAGCAGCATTACTCTGCCGCTTGCGCTGTAATGGCCATGCAACAAGCGGCATTTGCTCAAGGTTTTGCTGGTATTTGGCGTACGGGCGCATATGCTCAGCTAGACTATGTTAAACAAGCCTTAGAGTTGGCAGAAGAAGATGAAATTGTTGGTTTTTTATATTTAGGCACAGCAAACGCTGAACCAACTAAACGTCACCCTGTTGTAGTAGACGATTATTTTAGCGAATTATAA